The segment CCACTACGCCCCGCACCTGCTGGGCCCTCCCCTCGAGCCCGGCCCGCGCTCGCTTTCTCCCCCAGACACTCAGGCAGTCCCCCGAGTGTGCGGGTCCCCGGCCGGGCCGCGGGGCCGTACCCGCACCCAGCCAGGCCCTGAGGGCTGAGAGGGTCTTGCTAATCCCTGCGCGCCGCAGGCCCCGGGCCCAGGGAGCATCTGGGACCCGAACCTGAGCCCTCCGATCCGGTCTCTCTGCTGGCGCAGACAGCTGGGACTTTGAGACCCGGGATCCGGTTGCTGCGGCGGCCCTTACTAGGGCTCCCTGATGGCGCCGGCCTGGTCTGCTGCCTGAGGTGTGGACGGGGCCCTGTGGGGGACCTCACACCCGGGTGGTGGACGAGGAGGCAGCCGGTGGCTGGGCCTCTTCCTGAGCCTGGCGCTGAGTGTGAGGCTGTGCGGTGTGTCCGTCCTGGGGCGCTTCTCTACCTCGGGCTGATTGGCCAGAACCATAGCTGCAGGGGCTTCCTTCTGGACCTCCAGGCTCGCCCCTGGGGCTGACCATCCAGCACATGGGGTGCCCCCTGAGGACAGAGAGCCGCTGTCCTCCTTTCTGGGCAGCCACTGCCTCATCCTGGACGGGTGGGACTCCCCTCCCCATAACTCGTGGCCTCTTTAATGTCTCCACACTTGGAGTTTGGGGTTGGGTTGCTTGGGTAGGTGTGGTTGGCAGGGGCTCCGCAGCTGGCGCATCTTTTCTCTGGGGCATAAGCTGGTGGTGAGAGGTGAGTGCAGCCGGCGGGGCACAGAAAGGAGAGGCAGGCCAGAGGACGGACAGACCCTGTGAGATCCCACGTGGAGCTCTCCAACTGGCCTGCTGACCTGTCGTCCCCTGTAGCCGGGGTCCAGGGTGTCTACAGTGGGGGAGTGGCCTGAGCGGTGCATGACTAACCTGGGTGGGGCAGAGCCTCCCAGCCTCCACATGGTGGGTGGGATGTGGGTAAACGGACAGCTGGGTCACAGCAGGCTGAAGGAGACTCTGCTGATGGTCCTGACTGTAAGGGTGCTCCCAGAGCAGCGGGGGTCCTCGGGCCAGAGAGGGTTTTATTCAGGCTGCCCCCAGGGGTAGAGGGGATGCCCTCTGGCCGGGCCCAGGGGTGAGAGAGGAAAgactgtgtggtttttttttttttttttaattttaattttttatatttatctatggctgtgctgggtcttcattgctgcatgggctttgctgtacttgtggcgagcaggggctgctctctagttgcagtgctcgggcttctcactgtggcagcttctcttgttgaagagcacaggctctagggagcacGGGGTTCAGTAATTGCAGCCCTTGgcctctagagcataggctcagtagttgcagtgctcaggcttagttgctctgaggcaagtgggatcttcatGGATCAGGCATCGAATccttatctcctgcatttgcaggtgagttcttcagcaaatgagccaccagggaagccccccatagtgttttttaaacattcactCAAAAGATACTTGTTGAGCTCCTGCATCCATAGGAGCAGGATCCTTAGGAtttccatcctaaagggaatcatcctaaaggaaatcagttctgaatattcattggaaggactgatgttgaagctgaaactccaatactttggccacctgatgcgaagagctgactcattggaaaagaccctgatgctgggaaagattgaaggcaggaggagaaggggacgacagaggatgagatggttggaatgcatcacagactcaatggacatgagtttgagtaaactccgggagttggtgatggacagggaagcctggcctgctgcagtccctggggtcaccaagagtcggacacgactgagagactgaactgaactgaactgagctcctgTAACCAGCCAGTGGTGCAACAGGGAGGCCCCCAGCAGGACATGGAGGCTGGGAGGCAGCGGGCCTCTAAGTGCCTGACTGAGGAGAGTCGGTGATGATCTGCGGTCAGCCCTGGGAGCTGATGTGGAagacagctggggaaggaggtgCTTTCCTGGAGCCTGGGTCCAGCCCAGTCAGAGGGTCAGGCCGGGGGTCAGGCAGGGCTGGCCTGTGCTCTGCTCTCGAAAAGGGAGGGCAATGCCTGGACGACAGCAGCAGCCAGCCCCTGGCTCTGGCGACTCACTGGGCTCTCACCCTGGGCCAGAGGTCTTTCCCACTTCCCAAGGACCAACCCACAAGTCCTCGAGTCCCAGGAACACTGGGAGGTGGGCGTCGTCATTCCTCTGGTGTTATAGATTTGGAAACAGGACAGAGGAAAGTGGCTCTCCGGCCAGAGCTGCAGTGAGAGGATGCGGCGGAGGCTGGGCCACCCCAGGTCTGTGGGAGCTGGCGGAAGCAGGGACACAGAAATTGTCATGGTCAGACTGCAGGTCGTGCCTGGGAGGAGGGCTGCTGGCAGGTGAGCGTGCTGGCTCAAGAAGTTCCAGAGGTCACTCTGGCATAGGATCCACTTAACGGTCCTCCTTGGAGGACCGAGGAGACCTGCGGATCTCCCTACGTCTCCACCGCTCCCCTGAGGAGGAGAGCATGCATAGGGGTGGGCCTTTCCCGCAGGCAGGGTCCCCGAAGGGGGCTCAACCTGTTTGCAGAGGAGGCCGTGGCATGATCATGGGGAAGGTTAAACAGTTCAGGCCCGCCTGGGATAACCAAGGGTCAGTCTGTTTTTCTGGGGCCAGGTGCCACCGTGGCTTGTTCACCTTAATTCTGGAGCTGGGTTCTGGCTGAGCGCATGCCTGGTTTATCCGCCCCGCTGTTGGACCTGGAGGCTGGGCCTAGATGGTTTGCCGTTACGAGGAGTGCTGCTGGAGGCTCCTGAGTAAACAGGGTGGGATTCTAAGGGGAACTGCTGGACCCCTGGAACCTGTGTGTAAAATTTGCACAGATCCGTTGGCTTTGTCTCCAGGACCCTGTGTCAGCCGACAGTCTGACTGCCATAAGCAAGGGTCTTTCTATTAATACCTGCTTGTAACACGTCAAACAACGTTTGCCAACCTGATGGGTTAAAATGGTAAGTCATCTGAGTTTCCTTGAATTCTAGTGAGGTGAGACAGCTATTCTTTTATCTGCTGCTATGCGACAGTCACCCCTAAGTAACAAATCACCCCTAACCTAAGTGGTTTAAAAAAACCATTTTAACTCATGCTGTTGTGAGTCAAGATTTTGGGCAGAAGTCTTTGGGTGGTTCTTCAGCTCCGTGTTCATCCACTGGGGTCACTTGACAGGCCCAGCCGGCACCGGGCCAGCCCAGGGACCACTGCACTTCTTCCAGTATATTCTGTTGTTCCCAGTGTTCCCAGGGCAGCCTGATttgcaggggcggggcgggggtggggggggcacgCCCTCTCCACGGGGAGTTTCAAGCAGTGTAGTGTCTGGACTCCATTGGGGTGTCTTCCAGTCAGCCTTCCAGTCTGGCTTCCCCTTTTCTGTCTGTTCCTTGCTGTGTCTCCTGGGCTGTGCTGGTCTGTAGGTGCGCTGCTTGTGTTCGGACTTCCAGTGGGAACAGTTCCAGGTCTGGCCCTTGGAGGGGATGGCCGGTGGAGCAGAGATGAGAAATTAGGGCTGAGGTCCTGGTGGTGACGCTGGGCTGGCACGGAGGCTGAGGCCAGTCACTGGAAGTGCCGACAGGGCGGAGGGGGAGCCAGGGGTTCGTGAAAGGCAGCCCAGCACACTGTGGGTGACCCGCAGGAGGCCTGTCCCCTGTCAGCAAGGTGGGGCCTGCCTTGGGGAGCCGGGGACAGAGCCGGCGCCGCTGCCTCCCCCAGCCCGGGCACTCGAGATGCCGCCTTCTGCCTGGTGGCTCTGTCAGGAAGGTATCAGATTCCGAGTCGCCTTCCTTCACTAATCCCTCAGTTCAGGGGAGGAAGGGCGGCTGGCAGACAGGCTAAATCTTTGGTCTTGACTCAGCTtgcagggagaggaaggaaaggagggagccaCGGCGCTACCTGTCACCGAATCCCCACCCCCTGGCCTGCGGGCCTCCAGCTGTGGTGTCCCCTCTGGTGACCAGCCTTGGCTGGGGCCGGTCCAGCCACAGCCTTCCGACTGCAGTAGTGGGCTCTGGACTGAGCAGTTCAAGTTCCTGAGCATGGCCTGGACATCGGCAGTGACCTGCTGCCTGTCTGCGGGCTTCCCCTGGGAGCAGGGGGAAGGCCCAGCCACCTCAATGCAGAAATCAGCGCTCCTGGGCAGTTCTGGCCCAGGGGCCAAGGTGTCCCCACCCTCTGGCTGCCAGACTGCTGGTCTATTTTCTCAGGCAGGTCTGACCACATTCCTGCTGCATAAGGGCTAATAGGTAGCTTCCTGGTGCCTGGAGGGGTGGCTCCCAGCCTCACTGACATGCCGGTGAGGCAGCAGGAAGGTGGGGGTGAAGGTCAGCTGCCCCACCCACCTCTGTTCACCAAAGGTTTCCTAAGCTTCCCCTGTAGGGAAGGGGTTTTCTAGGGTCTGGTGCGGGGTCAAGGGGCTGGGGTTTGCCCAGGGGTCAACTGGGTGACCGTTGGGGCCTTCCTGTTCTGGACTGCGGGATGGGTGGAGCCCTGTGCCTCAGCACCCTGGCTCGGTGGGAGCACCTCGGGATGTGGGAGAGGCAGCCTGTGTCCTCTGGAGGGCAGCCGGCCGTGCACTGGCCTTCCCAGAGCCTAGTTGGGTGATCCTGGGTCCCGTTAGTCTTGCCTGAATGCCTGTGCTGGGGCTAGGGAGGGGCCAAGGCCAGCACCTGCCTGTGACTCACACGGGCCCCACCTTGCAGCCATCCGCGTGACCTGCACGGGGTCCTGCAGGGTCTCCAACAAGGCCAACGACTCGGCCTGGGTGGTGGAGGAGAGCTACTTCAACAGTGCCCTGTCTCTGGCCGACAAGGGTGAGTCTGgaacccacccctcccctcctcccactaaGATGGGTCTGTCTGTCCCCCTGCTTTCCCACCTGCCTCTGGCCTCCCCGTGGCTGGCCCGCCCTCTCCCAGGGTTTCTCTCTGTGGCAGGAACAGGGCACTGCCTGCTGGGCGCTTGGGGCTGAAGGGGCCAGTCCCTCCCAGGTTTGGATGGGTGCAGTGGGAGCTTGTCGGCTGCAGGGCCTGCTTCGGCTCTGGGCCCTGTGATGGCGCCTtgtcccctctcccacctctcgTGTCCTCAGGGAGCCTGCCTGCTGGAGAGCACAGCTTCCCCTTCCAGTTCCTGCTTCCTGGTGAgagcccggcccggcccggctgtggcagtgggtgagggtgggtgggAGGCGGGGGACAGTGGGACCTCAGTCCCTGCTCTCTGTCCAGCCACGGCTCCCACGTCCTTCGAGGGCCCTTTTGGGAAGATTGTACACCAGGTACGGGCCACCATCGACACACCACGTTTTTCCAAGGATCACCAGTGCAGCCGTGTCTTCTACATCTTGAGCCCCCTGAACCTGAACAGCATCCCAGACATCGAGGTGAGGCTGGGGCAGTGGCCTCCTGGGTGGCTCCCACACTTGTGCAATGCCCTGTCCCCAGCACAGGTGAGGCGGCCTGTGGAAGCAGCAGCCTCAGTTCTgagctgacccagggatcctgtCTGCTCACACCCGCCAAACcccttccctgccttcctcccaaGCAACCCAATGTGGCCTCCACCACCAAGAAGTTCTCCTACAAGCTGGTGAAGACGGGCAGCGTGGTCCTCACGGCCAGCACCGACCTCCGAGGCTATGTGGTAGGGCAGGTGCTGAGGCTGCAGGCAGACATTGAGAACCAGTCAGGCAAGGACACCAGCCCGGTGGTGGCCAGTCTGCTGCAGGTCAGCGTCCCCTGGCTGCTGGGCCCCGTCCcttggggcagaggaggggcggGTGGCTGGCCGCCCAGGCTCACAGGCTGGCCCTTCCCCAGAAAGTGTCCTACAAGGCCAGGCGCTGGATCTATGACGTGCGGACCATCGCCGAGGTGGAGGGAGCCGGCGTCAAGGCCTGGCGGCGGGCTCAGTGGCAAGAGCAGGTTCTGGTGCCCGCCCTGCCCCAGTCTGCCCTGCCGGGCTGTAGCCTCATCCACGTGGACTACTATCTGCAGGTGGTAggggtcaggggtggggtgggaggaggggccgCGGCCTGGCTCCTCACATGCACAACCTCCCTAGGTCTCCCTGAAACAACCGGAAGCTGTCGTGACGCTGCCGGTCTTCATCGGCAACATCGCTGTGAACCATGTTCCATTGAGCCCCCGGCCAGGCCCCGGCCTGGTGGTGCCCTCAGCGCCACCCCAGGAGGAGGCGGAGGCTGTGGCCAGCGGCCCTCACTTCTTCTCGgatcctgtctctctctccaccaAGAGCCactcccagcagcagcagctgcatgcaGCCCTTGGCTCTGTGCCCCATGGTGCCCCAGAACCCCGTCCTCAGGATGGCAGCCCTGCCCCGCACCCTCTGCCACCTCCCTTGTGCATCTCCACAGGTGCCACCGTGCCCTACTTTGCAGAGGGTTCTGGAGGTCCGGTGCCCACCTCCAGCACCCTGATCCTCCCCCCAGAGTACAGCTCGTGGGGCTACCCCTATGGTGAgtgggggcctggggcctggtggGGAGGGAGTGCCCCGGGCCCTATGCAGACCTGGCTGTCTCCCTGCAGAGGCCCCACCGTCCTATGAGCAGAGCTGTGGTGGTGTGGACCCTGGCTTGACCCCGGGGAGCTGACCCCATGCCACCTCCTCTGGATGGGCGGCCCTCTGCCCTGGGACTGGGCTCCCAGGACCTCGTGCCTTCACTCCTGGCCTGGCCCGGCCCACTCAGGACCCGCTGCTGCCCGCTCTTCCCGTGGCCTCTACCTCCGGACCAGCCTCTGCCCCGGCCAGCCTCCTCAGCTCCCCAGCAGTCGGCCTCTCCCAGGGGGTTGGGGCCTAGAGAGACGCGGTGTAAATAAAGTGATTCATTTGTAGCGCTGGGCACAGTGGCCTGTTGGGGCCCTCCTCTGCGGGGTCTGTGTTCCCCGCCAGTAGGgggtactgggcttcccaggtggctctagtggtaaagaaccacctgccaatgcaggagatgcaacagaccatgggtttgatccctcggttgggaagatcccctagagcagggcatggcaacgcattccagtattcttgcctggcgattcccatggacagaagggcctggtgggctagtctacagggtcatgaagagttggctCCCCCGGACCTGGGGGTGTGCCCAGCCCTTCCCACTGTACACAGCCCCAGATCACGACGCCCGCCCCCCGCTGGACACGCCCCTCACCACCACACCCCTTCTCCTGGACACGCCCCCCCCAGACACGCCCCTCCTTGGCCCCGCCCTCGCCCTCCgtgcccctcctttcctctctgggTCCCTTATACTTCCGGGCGTCCGGACGCTGGCTGTTGGTCGCTTCGGGCTAAGCAGCAGTGCCGATTAACAAGGGCTGGGGCTGGCGTTTGGCCTCCCGGTTCTGCTTCAGGATTTGACTTCGGAGGCAGTTTGCATGTCTGGAGCCTCAGCGTTAAAGTGGCCTTGTGATAAGGCGAGAAGGCCACCCCTGTTCCATTTTGTTAGCACCAATCGCTCCAGGCAATGCAGTTTAGGAAATCCAGTCAGGGTGAGGCTTCCCCAAGTCCCTTGCCCTCAAACTCTGTCCCTGTTGGCACCGCAGCCAAGTCTTAGTTCGGAGGGGTTCAGCTTCTCGACTCCCATCCGTGTGTGAACACACAAGCCCGCTCCCGAGCTCTGCAAAGGACTGTTGTCTAGGACGCAAGGAACCCAGGAACAAATAAAAAGGCAGGCTTTCCCAAAGGGGTATTTTGCAGAGTTCCAGAGTGCCCGTGAAAGTCCTGCAGGGCCAGGATCCTGGTGTGCTTTGGGAGACCCTGGAGGTGGTGTTACTTCAGGATCAAATTCTAGCTCTGCCATATGGTGAAGGAGTCACTTTGGCTAGGTGTGTCAGTTAACTTTATGATAA is part of the Bos indicus isolate NIAB-ARS_2022 breed Sahiwal x Tharparkar chromosome 11, NIAB-ARS_B.indTharparkar_mat_pri_1.0, whole genome shotgun sequence genome and harbors:
- the ARRDC1 gene encoding arrestin domain-containing protein 1 isoform X1, giving the protein MPGRQQQPAPGSGDSLGSHPGPEVFPTSQGPTHKSSSPRNTGRWASSFLWCYRFGNRTEESGSPARAAVRGCGGGWATPGLWELAEAGTQKLSWSDCRSCLGGGLLAAIRVTCTGSCRVSNKANDSAWVVEESYFNSALSLADKGSLPAGEHSFPFQFLLPATAPTSFEGPFGKIVHQVRATIDTPRFSKDHQCSRVFYILSPLNLNSIPDIEQPNVASTTKKFSYKLVKTGSVVLTASTDLRGYVVGQVLRLQADIENQSGKDTSPVVASLLQKVSYKARRWIYDVRTIAEVEGAGVKAWRRAQWQEQVLVPALPQSALPGCSLIHVDYYLQVSLKQPEAVVTLPVFIGNIAVNHVPLSPRPGPGLVVPSAPPQEEAEAVASGPHFFSDPVSLSTKSHSQQQQLHAALGSVPHGAPEPRPQDGSPAPHPLPPPLCISTGATVPYFAEGSGGPVPTSSTLILPPEYSSWGYPYEAPPSYEQSCGGVDPGLTPGS
- the ARRDC1 gene encoding arrestin domain-containing protein 1 isoform X2: MGRVQLFEVRLNHGRVVYSPGEPLVGAVRVRLAAPLPFRAIRVTCTGSCRVSNKANDSAWVVEESYFNSALSLADKGSLPAGEHSFPFQFLLPATAPTSFEGPFGKIVHQVRATIDTPRFSKDHQCSRVFYILSPLNLNSIPDIEQPNVASTTKKFSYKLVKTGSVVLTASTDLRGYVVGQVLRLQADIENQSGKDTSPVVASLLQKVSYKARRWIYDVRTIAEVEGAGVKAWRRAQWQEQVLVPALPQSALPGCSLIHVDYYLQVSLKQPEAVVTLPVFIGNIAVNHVPLSPRPGPGLVVPSAPPQEEAEAVASGPHFFSDPVSLSTKSHSQQQQLHAALGSVPHGAPEPRPQDGSPAPHPLPPPLCISTGATVPYFAEGSGGPVPTSSTLILPPEYSSWGYPYGEWGPGAWWGGSAPGPMQTWLSPCRGPTVL
- the ARRDC1 gene encoding arrestin domain-containing protein 1 isoform X3; the protein is MGRVQLFEVRLNHGRVVYSPGEPLVGAVRVRLAAPLPFRAIRVTCTGSCRVSNKANDSAWVVEESYFNSALSLADKGSLPAGEHSFPFQFLLPATAPTSFEGPFGKIVHQVRATIDTPRFSKDHQCSRVFYILSPLNLNSIPDIEQPNVASTTKKFSYKLVKTGSVVLTASTDLRGYVVGQVLRLQADIENQSGKDTSPVVASLLQKVSYKARRWIYDVRTIAEVEGAGVKAWRRAQWQEQVLVPALPQSALPGCSLIHVDYYLQVSLKQPEAVVTLPVFIGNIAVNHVPLSPRPGPGLVVPSAPPQEEAEAVASGPHFFSDPVSLSTKSHSQQQQLHAALGSVPHGAPEPRPQDGSPAPHPLPPPLCISTGATVPYFAEGSGGPVPTSSTLILPPEYSSWGYPYEAPPSYEQSCGGVDPGLTPGS